The genomic window AACGGATCTTTAAGTTCTCTAACctagatcaattttttaattttttttttttttagcttgacGAGTGTTTCACCCAGCTAGAGCaatgatctaattttttttttctaatatatatatgcatgttcTAAAAATAGTAcagaatattatttatatttaatgattatagattacataaattttgtttttgaaaatttgatttaaaaaaaaaggtttggacAGGTCAGGTAACATTGGATGGAAAATTTCCTCAACCCAACCTGGTCCAACTGGGTTGAAGTCGAAATTAGATGATGAATGCAAATATTTCAAGTTGAAGTAGGATAAAGCAACTTCGATCTAATTCAACACCATtcttaatcaattatttatatttttttaacaccatTCTTGatcaattatttatcttttttaaaataatattattttaattttttttttaaaaaaatttagtcaacttgatttttttttggattaatttagattggattttatagaaataataagataaaaaaaattgatgaaaaacctaattggaaaggttttttttttttttagtttaatgtgggtgtccgggttagcttgtgcgtacctcgactaatcccacgggccctgaaattaacgaccatataagcctccagtgatcatcatatgagcaatctcagaaaagattttttttatattgcataGAATGATTAAGATATCAAGATTGtcatcaatatttaaaatattaaaaaagatattttgtaattatttaaaatatagtgaaaattgttttagtttgaaaatatattaaaataatattttaaatttatttttaatattaatatatatcaaaacaattcagcaacataaaataaaaagaaattttaaaacacGTTACAACCGCAATCTCAGGTACCATCTTTGCCCGAAAAAAACTCACCTCTTGAACACTCACCAGCGCACACAGAAAAACCCcgcgtctctctctctctatctatatTTTACGTCTCTCTAGATTTCTCTTCCAATCAAATCACTCAAACTTGtaagctttttttctttctctctctaaaaaaacctgtctttttcttggtttgttCAAGAATAAAAACTGAAACTCTGTCCTAGTTTTTAACGAAAAAATCTTGGGTTTTTGTTGCAGAAATGAAAGGTAATTAATAGATCAAATCTTGCCAATGCTGGATCTGTTGACACCTCTTCATGTTTCAACCGTgagtgccttttcttttctgggtttgttttttaatgctcTTGGCTTTCActttttaatatacattttgTGTTTAAGTGCTTAAAGTTGTGTTTTTTGGCTTAATTCAGTGACCCTTTgtggttctttttgtttttgggtacTCAAGTTTGGTTCTTGATGGAAAATAAGGAAGACCCATTTCTTGAGATTTGAGTAATTTTGGTGGGTGATGAATAATTTGGTGAAGTTTTGTTGAAGGAGTGTAGTGGGTTTGTTTTGATGGAAAATAATGAAGACCCATTTGTTGGGATTTGCACTTTTTGGGTTTGGTCATTTGATTTGTTCTTATTTGAGtgaaaattagataaaatcGTGGAGAATTGGGGTGGTTGATGAATTATGTACTGAAGTCTTGTTTGAGTGGGGTTGAAGAAATAAGGTTttagcattaattttttttactagtgtAAAGACTGAGACTTTCATAGTTGCATTAACTATTTCTAGCTTTAGTTTACTTGCAGATGCATTGTTTTGTActgaattgatttataaaattttaaatttagttcaGATACTCGTgtgaaattatatgaaatagATGGCATTTTACTCAAAAGCTTTCTTTTTCGTTTTCACGGTGAAGATATTcctggaaaaaaagagagattcttTTAGGGATTTTAGTGTTTGTTGAACTACATTGTCATGTAAAGGTTTTATGATTCAGTCAGATACGCATCTTTAATTTGCTTCATGAAAGATTGAATAGGGTTTTGGCACTGGGGTTATGGAAATGTTGACACGTAAACTGCCATGAGCCAGGACGAAGTATCAAGGATGAGACCTCCTCTCGTTCCACTTGCGACATTGATTGGACGTGAGCTTAGGAACGAGAAGATTGAGAAACCTTACGTGAAGTATGGACAAGCTGCTTTAGCAAAGAAAGGAGAGGATTACTTTCTCATAAAACCCGACTGCCAGAGGGTTGCTGGGGATCTGTCGACATCATTTTCTGTGTTTGCGGTactccccttttcttttatacacGTTATTTACTTCCTCATTCAAGAGATGATTCTGCATGGTTGCTGAGATAGTCAAgcagaggaaaaggaaaggatcaaataatttatgggtttaacgtgaaaaaaatattcacccTCCTTTTCTCCTTCAGTCCCAAATATTTGGAGACTTGATTtgaatctttaatttatttcccTTTATTTTCCCAACCTTTATCCATGATAAAGTGGACCTTGTGTGAATTAGGAGTAACTTTAGAACCCACCAAAATTcttaaatttggttttattgATTTCCACAGAAATACTCAGTATTCGTTTTGTTGGCAGATCTTTGATGGACATAATGGGATATCAGCTGCTATCTTTGCAAAGGAGCAGTTACTGGATAATGTCTTGAGTGCAATTCCTCAAGACATCAGTAGGGAAGAGTGGCTTCAAGCGCTTCCTCGAGCACTTGTTGCTGGTTTTGTGAAAACTGACATAGAATTCCAGCAGGGAGGTATGTCTATGTACCCCTTCTATTgtagttttattctttttgttgcaTCCTACACTTCTtttctctgtgtgtgtgtgtctgtacAGGTTCTAACCTTTCAGTTTAATGTAAATTGCAGGGGAGACTTCCGGGACAACTGTGACATTTGTCATAATCGATGGGTGGACTGTGACTGTTGCTTCTGTGGGGGATTCACGATGCATATTGGACAGCCAGGGGGGTGTGGTTTCTCTCTTGACAGTTGATCACAGGCTGGAAGAAAATGTAGAAGAGAGGGAACGTGTAACTGCAAGTGGGGGTGAAGTAGGAAGGCTAAATGTTTTTGGGGGCAACGAGGTATGGTGCACTTTTTATTTGTCACTTATGACATGTTCAGATATGTATTTTATTCTCCCCCTCCTCCCCTCTTGTTTTTATCTTATGTGTACAATCTCCCAATGGTTTGTAGGTTGGTCCTCTGCGTTGTTGGCCAGGTGGATTATGTCTTTCTAGGTCAATTGGCGACACGGATGTTGGAGAGTTCATTGTTCCAATACCCCATGTTAAGCAAGTGAAAGTGAGCtcattttttaatgtcaatGATGGGTtttcaactgttttttttttaattaattttgaagctTAGAAAATTCCTTTTCTGGTTATTTAGATTTCAAATTTTGGTGGAAGACTCGTCATCGCTTCTGATGGTATCTGGGATGCTTTATCTTCTGATATGGCTGCCAAGTCTTGTCGGGGTTTACCTGCAGAGCTTGCTGCAAAGTTGGTTGTTAAGGTGACATCTAGCATACTCTAGCTTCTTGTGTGTTTTCCATGATGCTTATGTTGCTTTATTGCTaatacttgtttgtttttgctcttTAGGAGGCATTGAGATCAAGGGGCCTGAAGGACGATACGACTTGCCTTGTTGTTGATATCATCCCATCTGACATTCTTTTCTTACCTCCAATACCCAGGAAGAAGCACAATATGTTCAGTTCGCTTCTTTTTGGAAAGAAAGCTCTGAGCTCTGTGAGCAAATCAACAAATAAGCTTTCTGCTGTTGGTGTGGTGGAGGAACTGTTTGAAGAGGGTTCAGCTGTTCTTGCAGAAAGGTATGTTGATTGTAAGAttcgtttttattatttttcaaagatagTTTATGTAAAACCATAGAGTATAAGACCAGAGGAGAACTCACCTCCCTATGGTCTTTGATTACCTATCCCATTATTCAGCGGATGATGACAATTGATCTGTTTATTCCTTCACTTATATAATGCAACTATTAAGTGAAAAAGGGAAAGGGTAGTTTTGAAGTTCTGTCCTCTTGGAatgtagtttttaatttgtggtttcttcatttttttcaatgaaaattcaGATTAGGTAAGGATTTCCCCGTGAACACCAACTCTGGGATACACAGATGTGCTGTCTGCCAAGTGGATCAAACCCCAGCTGACGGTTTATCAGTCAACTCGGGCTCTTTCTTCTCACCTGGGTCAAAGCCATGTGAAGGCCCCTTCCTCTGCAGTAACTGTCGGAAAAAGAAAGATGCTATGGAAGGCAAAAGGCCAAGTAGAACCACAGTGACTGCATAGCAACCTACCTATCTGGTAACAGAGTAAATATTTGACATATTTTTGCTGGCAGTGTGAGCATGCTTGGCTTTATTTTCCGGTACTGATTGTAATAGATTTGTAAGAAATGAGGTAGAAATACAGGGATTAGGTGTTTTTGTCTTTCAATTGTTTGTATTGATTGTGGTTTGTGCCCGGCTTCTGTACTGACTGACAGAAGACAGAAATGCTGTCTGATAGATATGTTTGTGATAGTTTGATTGCTAACAGTTTGAATTTGTAAGTAAAAATGAAGGCTGCATAGTTAAATGTTCTATTGTGTTTACTTCGGATACAATGTAATAGAATAGCAAACTACATACAAGAATGGCTTCATGTGATGTTTACAATTAAGAGTTTCTATGTTTTTGTCATGCTGTTTGGTTTCTAGGAATGTTAACCATTTTTGGCTAGTTTATTTGGGATTGACCCGTCTAGCTGACCAGGCCAAACCGGATAACTCGAGGCTAGTGGGGtgagaaataaaagagatatACTCGCTAGTGTTTTTTTGACCTTTTATTGCATGCCACTTGATGCTTCATCCATTACCCAAAAACTAAAGAAGCCACATGCCAAATATATTCATACGtggtataaatatatttaaagctTTTGCACCATCTTCCCTCCTTTCTGCCTTTCTCTATAGTCCGAAGTGCAAAAGAGCAACAAAAAAGTAGAGTTGTTCTCCTGGTGTGCTCTGCTTTATACGAACGAAAAGAGATTCTTAAGAGGACAGTTGTTGGCTCATTATTGTTGCTTTTAACTTGTCAATCATAATAATCGATTACATGCATTCAAAAGTGAATTATTATTAAGGAAGTTGCCCCATAATCACTCTTGATAATGAAAGCTTGGTATCCATTGAATACATGAAAGATAAGTAGGATCCACCAGCTCCATATATGAagtaaaaatatcaagaaaaaagaacttgaatttatttaattttaattagcgAAAATCTAGATGGAACAAGCACACACATACGagcaatagaaagaaaagaaaacgaacaAGGACATGAGGTGTGAATTAGGCATGACAAGCAGCAATATGGTTCAAAGGCTTGCACCACAAGCAGTCAAGTGCTGCCTCCTAGAGTGGAGGCAGCCATTGCAGCTCAATTCCGTAGTTCCATCTATCAATGGGATCACCAGGCTTGATGTCCACAACAGAAGTATAAGCAGTGCACCCTCCAGCCCTGACCCTAATCCTATGTGAGGTCATTGCTGTATCTTTCAAAAAGTGGCAACAAAGAGTACCTTTGCATCCACTTCCCTCTCCAACCTCCTCATACTGCCTACAAAAGCTGGTCGATGAACAGTTCAACGGTGACAATAGGATGTTATCAGAACAGTTGAATAACATAACAGTGTTATGAGTGGATATGTTGAACGACAAGTTTTCGTTGAGACTTAATCCTCCAAGGGAAAGATCAGAGGAACAACATGTGTTCTTCACTATTAGGGGAGGGCTAATGACAAGCTTACGAACACTAGGGTTGATGCTAAGGATCCTGTAGTAAAACCCTTGAGCTGACAAGAACTCTAGAGCACCACTGTTGCAATAGATTCTGTACCTAGGGTTTCCACAATTATCACTTGTGCTAAGTGGGTAAGGGACTTCCATGTTGCCACATTTAGGGCAAACATCAAGGGCTGGTGCATGGGATAGTAAAGTGAGCAAAACGATTATCACGAACATCATCTTCACTCTAGTGTTCAGAACAGGAGAAAATACTAGATGAAGCAAGGAGCCTAACAGCTATTTGCCTTATATAGACACATTCACATGCACCCGTATGTAACTCTTTAAGCCATAAAGCCAATCAACTACTGCTAAATAAAATATGCTCACAAGATattggaaacaaaaacaataatgaattCTGATACAAGTGCGGTGTCCCTTAGTGAGTATCATGCAATCTGGGACCTGCACATGGCAGATTCTCTGCTACCTTCCTAAATAAAGACAATTAAATAGTCATCAAGTTTATATCACCTCCATGAACTTTGAAGCTGATTAGCTGAAGTAACAACACCAACCTAAAGAATCTGAGACAGCATATAACCCACCTGATACGTCAGATCATTCAACCATCAGATTGGCCTAACTTAGCAGGAAATGGGGATTAATCAACAGGCGACTCACAGCATCCAAAATTGAAAAGTTTAGCAAAAAGAAAGCAAACTTGTTGCTTCGATGAAACAGCTACACTTAATGACTACAAGGACATGTGTTCACTTGTCAAGAAATGCTAAAACCTCAGTGCGAAGTATAAATAACCAGGCATTAAAATGCAGTAACAGGGGCCATGAAGTCTGCATCACACCATAAATCTCATAACCAACACATAATAATCGAGGATAACAAATGATGAACTGAAACTTTGAATATGCTACTCAAAATCGTGCAAATGTGTGCGCACCAAGTTATACAGCAGTCTGGTCTTGGTTCCATAATCTCATCTGATTACATTCTAGATTTGTGGTGATTATCAAATGAATTCTTTGGTGGACATGCGTCAAAGAGActgtataataaaataactaaatccCACTTGCCTTCTTTTGAGTTTTCGTAGGCCATTTCCTGAAgtggttttatattaaatgataaaaactcTTTGGGTTGATCAAAGGTTGGCATCTTAAAATAGCATCATCACCTTAGATTTAGTTCCTGAATGGTATGATACGCTCCATTTAAATGACGCGTATATTATATATTTGCTGACATGTTTTATTAAGATgcaccaataattttttaatttaaatattcaaaagtaaacatgaaaatatcaaaacacttctcatgaatttgagttttttttttatctaaggttAAATTCGTACTAGTACTTTATAAGAACAacgaaaaaaccaaaaaaatctttattcagcaacccaataattttttgatcTTGAGAGTAAAACAATACtgttaaaaaacttataagaaagcccttagttaataattttaaattttgtttatttttaaaataaaaaaatatttttattgtttaaattaaaaataaacacatacatttttttaataacaatgtaccagtgaaaaagacaaaaacaaaataatcagcCTAATTTTTTCCCAATCAGGGTAAATACATAATTTCACTATAACAATAAACtatgagtgtgtttggtattgtggtagttattgtagttgtggtttgaaaaaaattgttttataaaaagtacttttagttgaggttggtttgaaaaaatagatgtttggtt from Populus trichocarpa isolate Nisqually-1 chromosome 5, P.trichocarpa_v4.1, whole genome shotgun sequence includes these protein-coding regions:
- the LOC18098626 gene encoding probable protein phosphatase 2C 5 isoform X1, with amino-acid sequence MLDLLTPLHVSTDEVSRMRPPLVPLATLIGRELRNEKIEKPYVKYGQAALAKKGEDYFLIKPDCQRVAGDLSTSFSVFAIFDGHNGISAAIFAKEQLLDNVLSAIPQDISREEWLQALPRALVAGFVKTDIEFQQGGETSGTTVTFVIIDGWTVTVASVGDSRCILDSQGGVVSLLTVDHRLEENVEERERVTASGGEVGRLNVFGGNEVGPLRCWPGGLCLSRSIGDTDVGEFIVPIPHVKQVKISNFGGRLVIASDGIWDALSSDMAAKSCRGLPAELAAKLVVKEALRSRGLKDDTTCLVVDIIPSDILFLPPIPRKKHNMFSSLLFGKKALSSVSKSTNKLSAVGVVEELFEEGSAVLAERLGKDFPVNTNSGIHRCAVCQVDQTPADGLSVNSGSFFSPGSKPCEGPFLCSNCRKKKDAMEGKRPSRTTVTA
- the LOC18098626 gene encoding probable protein phosphatase 2C 5 isoform X2, with translation MSQDEVSRMRPPLVPLATLIGRELRNEKIEKPYVKYGQAALAKKGEDYFLIKPDCQRVAGDLSTSFSVFAIFDGHNGISAAIFAKEQLLDNVLSAIPQDISREEWLQALPRALVAGFVKTDIEFQQGGETSGTTVTFVIIDGWTVTVASVGDSRCILDSQGGVVSLLTVDHRLEENVEERERVTASGGEVGRLNVFGGNEVGPLRCWPGGLCLSRSIGDTDVGEFIVPIPHVKQVKISNFGGRLVIASDGIWDALSSDMAAKSCRGLPAELAAKLVVKEALRSRGLKDDTTCLVVDIIPSDILFLPPIPRKKHNMFSSLLFGKKALSSVSKSTNKLSAVGVVEELFEEGSAVLAERLGKDFPVNTNSGIHRCAVCQVDQTPADGLSVNSGSFFSPGSKPCEGPFLCSNCRKKKDAMEGKRPSRTTVTA
- the LOC18098627 gene encoding wall-associated receptor kinase-like 20: MMFVIIVLLTLLSHAPALDVCPKCGNMEVPYPLSTSDNCGNPRYRIYCNSGALEFLSAQGFYYRILSINPSVRKLVISPPLIVKNTCCSSDLSLGGLSLNENLSFNISTHNTVMLFNCSDNILLSPLNCSSTSFCRQYEEVGEGSGCKGTLCCHFLKDTAMTSHRIRVRAGGCTAYTSVVDIKPGDPIDRWNYGIELQWLPPL